The bacterium genome contains the following window.
CAGGTGAGCCTATGGTAAACTATACGGATACTGAAGCGCGATGGGGATATAAGAGGGATGACTTTACATTTGGTGGTTACAAGGGTGAAATTTTACCCACAGAAAAGGGGTTCGTAACTGGGTTTAGAGTATTGTCTGGCAATAGGAATGAGGGCAAAGATATAAGTCCGCTTATTGAGGAAGAGAAGAGGCGTGGTATAAAGCCCAAAGAGGCAGTGGAAGATAGGTTATATCCGTCGGCTAAGAATTTTAAGTACTTGAATAAGGAAAAAAATAATGGTGTCAAGTCTGATTTTTTCTCTCTGGAATTTAGAGCTAAAATTAAAATGAAGAAATAAAATATTGTGGTTGATAGAAAAAATACAAGAGTCAATAAATGAGAGGGGCAGAACCATAAATATGGGCTCTGTCCCCTTCGCTGTCCTTTCGCCCTTCATGTTTTAACATTTGTCCCACTTTTAGGCAGGTCAGGAGACCTGCCTCTACCCCGGTTAAAACAAGTCTAAACGGCTCGTCGTCGCCTTATCCTACAATTTGGGCAACCACAAGGGTTACCCCTACAATTTTCTCATCTCATCTGACAGTGTCCCTTCAGAAACTACTTGTTTAAAGTGAGGTTCAAGTATCTTCTTTAGATATATTGCACCTATACCTGTTATACTGCCTGTGATAATAGAGAGTAAAATGAAAACAGGTAACAAGTAAAATATTTCGGGTCTCTTAATGTATATAAGATAAGCAACATAAAGCTGAACTATATTATGGGTAAGAGCTCCTATTATGCTGACCCCTATGAGGCTGAAAACCCTCTTCCCAATGTTGTAAAATAGCCACATCGCGCCTGTACTTGCTATACCACCTGAAAGGCCGAATAAGAAAAATGGTGTTATGAATGTACCAGTTAATAGTGAACCCACGCCTGTTCTTAAGATAGAAACGAGTAGTCCATACTTTAGGCTAAAAATTACAATCACACATAATACAACTGCATTTGATAGTCCTAATCGTAGCCAAGGTAAAGGCTTTGGAATAATAGTCTCAATTGCATAAATCCCTATTGCAATTCCTGTAAGAAATGAAAGTTTTGAACTAAATGTGTTCATTTGCAACCACCTTTAAGAATAGCATTTGGGTCAGGAGACCCAAAACTACCCTACTTCAATCCCGCCCCTATGCATAGGGGCGGGACTTCGCTACCGCTTGCAATGACGACTCTTGTGGTAACCACAATGGTTACTACTACGATTGTGAGCATATCCAATTGGCTGCTTCAATTAAGTCTTTAGCTACAAAATTTGGTGTCACTTTTTTACCTGTCTCTTTTCCGTGGCCTGTCATAACTAACACAGTACGTATACCGGCTGCTTTACCGAGTTCTATATCCTCAAGCTTATCACCAATTATATATGAATCTTTCAAACTGATATCAAATTCTTTCTTCGCTTGCTCAATCATTCCAGTTTTAGGTTTTCTGCATTCACAGTTATCTTCTGGTTTATGAGTACAAAAATACAGCTTATCTACACAGGTACCGTTATGTTTAAGAAGGTTAAAGAGTCGCTGGTTGACCATTTTTAAAGTCCGGAGTGAAAAATATCCTCTACCCACGCCTGATTGATTTGTAATGATAATAACTTTAAATCCTTTAGCTCTAAACAATTTAATAGCTGATACTGCACCCTGTAGAAGCTCAACTTTTTCAGGCTCAGATATATATGGTAATTCTTTAATGATAGTTCCGTCTCTATCCATAAATATGGCGCAGTTCATATTACTAATTATATTATATCTATGGTTGGGTGTCAATTTTTTAAGTGTTAACTTAAAAAATTTATAATCAATAAAATCCCCAATAATTTTACCCCTTGTTTCCTCTGTATTATCAACCTTCTGCAAGAATTAAAAGAAAATAATAATTTTTGGGGCTCCTAAATCTGCTTGTAGCTTGATGTAAAAAATTAAGAAAAATTAAGAATGAAGTAGAAAAGTGTAGAAAATATATTTAAATGACGAATATGTGGCTTAAAAATTATCCAGTAGAATTGAGTGGTACGCTCAAAATGAGTAAGAGGCAGGCTAAAGAGTTGTTTAACTTTGACCTTAAAATGGGTGCTAAAGGGATAACCTTCTGTAGAGTGAGGGCAGGCAAGATTTATATGAAAAATTACTATCCTTCATCTCATATTGTAAACACAAAAGAAAGGAAAGCCCGTTCCCATATATTTAGCATACTCAGTAAAATAGGGTCGGCTCACATGGACGACCTTATTCATCCTGTATGGGACCCAATAGCTAAGAAAAAGAATTACCTAGGTGGCTTCCATTTATTTATGGCTACAAATATGAGGCTACTAACTAACTCTAAATCCAAATAAATATGGCTAGGTATTACCGTTCACCTTTAGGCATAATACGTGGCAAGTTAGGTCCGTTCCTGTTCACATCCCACAAAGGCAAAGCTGTAGTAAAGATGTTGCCTCCAAAAGAAAAGTTAAGAAGAGATGATATTCCTCATATAAATGAGCGGTTCATATTTTCGTCTCTTGGCTACTTGTTTAAAGTACTTAATCCAATTATTTATCCTTACTGGAAAGATTATGCTACCCACAAGCGGCCGTTCTCTGAATATGGTCTATTTATGAAATATAACTTACCCCCTCTTTACACTTCTATCCCGGATAAGCAAAAGCTATTGTCTCCTGATAACTACCCTAATATAAGCCACATCAGCCTCACTTATGGTGGCTATTTACAGGACAGGTCTCAAATCACATCTATCTCATATGAAGCTGGGGTAATAAATATTAACTGGAGTCCTATCATCTGTGGCAACGGTAGACCTGACGATGTAGCTCATATTATTGTCCTATACTGGGAGTCAGAAAGAATAAGTAAAAAGTTTGCCGTTGAAAAGCAATGGAAAAAAATAAGATTCTGGTACCTTAAAGCTAAAAGATGCGATGGCTGTATAAGTATGGAAGTGGAGAGAGGACTATCCCCAAATTATATAACAGCTTTCATTTTCTTCACAAATGATAGGTCATACTCACAAAGTATCTCTGCAACTATATAATATCCACGTGAAGCTACTGAGGATGATATCCGAGAGGCATTTAGAGCTTTTGGCTTTGTTGAGATGTCCACCGATGCTGGGGCACGGCCTGCTATCTCAGGTTTGAACGGCAAGCAGTTTAATGGAAGAGCTCTCACAGTAAACGAGGCTCGTCCTCGTTCTGAGGGTCGTGGTGGAGAAAGGAGAGGCGGCGGTCGGCGTTTTTGATGAGCATTGTGTAGACATAACTGAAGTAGCAACTTCGTATAACACAACATGAAAGGTTTGTCCCGACAAGGTCAGGGTCACCCAAATCCCGACAAGTCGGGACTTCTTTTATCTGCAAGCCGTTAAGTGAGATTGCTCTTCGCCTGCTAAAAGGACTGAAGATGGAGAAGGCAAAGCAACTTAGGAGCTGATTGAAAATGGAAAAGAAAAAATAAAGGAAGCAGTGAGAAAAGGCTATGCTAAAATAGTCAAAAATAGAAGGTGAGACCGTTCTTGACCTTGGGTCAGGTGCAGGCTTTGATTGTTTTCTTGCTGCTAACAAAGTTGGAAAGGCTGGAATAGTTATATCGGTGTTGACATGACTCCAGAGATGATTGAAAAAGCAAAAGAAAACGCTAAGAAAGGCAAATATGAAAATGTAGAATTCAGACTCCCTATAGAGTGTATGGTTAATGACCCAACTGCAAAGGCAATTATTGAGAATTTAAAGGTACCGACTAAAAATTTAAATGAGGTTGCTAATTCAGTTGTGAGCATAAAAGTTTATGGCGTCAAGCCAAACAAAACAATATAGAAAAAGTGGCTTCTGGGGGTAATATTGATGTCGGGTCTCATTTTTTACTTTTATTGAACAACTGGAGAACAAACTTAGCTTCCAGAGAAGAGACCGGAACAAGGAACGACCCAAAAATATTGATGTAAGGTTATGAAATATATGAAGTTGGGCAGAACTGACACCATCTTCATTAACCGCAGATAGACACAGATTTTGGTTGACAATGGGAAGGATTGATTTAGTATAGAAAATAAATAAAATTTTTGTGAGAGAAGACGCTAATGTCTCGTCTCATTAATCCTTTTCATTATCCTCTATCACCGTCTTGGACAGAATATATTGTGGGCTTTTTGTCCAGACAAAAGGATTAGCGTTTTCATTGTGTCGTTTTATAAAGGCTTTAATCTTCTCAATTAGCTCATCAACACTCCGAGAGTATAGCGGGACAGATACCACATTTTAAAAAGAGAAATGATTAATAATAGGGTACGTCCCTATATTTGCCTGTATTTCAGATTTCAAATTTCAGATTAATGGGTTGAGGGTGCTGTTTCCATATTTTATTTCAGATTCCATATTTCATATTTCAAATTTTTTGGCTCTCCCAAGTTAAATAATCTGTTTCATTGTTTGACAAATCTTGTTGTACTTTTCTCCATTGATTTATTACATCTCTATTAATCATAGTGTGTCAACTGTTTTTTCTTGACACTGGATTTATGCGGTGTTATGTTTATAATAGATGAACAAATACCTACTTCTTTGCAACACCATCGTTGTTGCACTCCATATTATTTGTTTATGATAGATGAATAAATACTTACTCCCATTCTTATGTATTTTGGGGTGTGCTTATTATAACACTTTTTATAATGCAAAAGATTACTATCAAAAGGCAATAAAAACTAGCCCCCCTAAACAAGACCTGCTTGATAAGTCTATACAGAGATGCGAGAAGATTGTAAAGTATTATCCAAAATGTAAATGGGTACCTGATGCCATATTCCTGATGGGTCAATGTTTTCTAAAGAAGGGTGAATATGAGCTTGCTGAGCGTAAGTTTAAAGAGCTTATTGAATACTATCCAAGACATCGGTTATCAAATACGGC
Protein-coding sequences here:
- a CDS encoding Gx transporter family protein, which codes for MNTFSSKLSFLTGIAIGIYAIETIIPKPLPWLRLGLSNAVVLCVIVIFSLKYGLLVSILRTGVGSLLTGTFITPFFLFGLSGGIASTGAMWLFYNIGKRVFSLIGVSIIGALTHNIVQLYVAYLIYIKRPEIFYLLPVFILLSIITGSITGIGAIYLKKILEPHFKQVVSEGTLSDEMRKL
- the gmhB gene encoding D-glycero-beta-D-manno-heptose 1,7-bisphosphate 7-phosphatase; amino-acid sequence: MNCAIFMDRDGTIIKELPYISEPEKVELLQGAVSAIKLFRAKGFKVIIITNQSGVGRGYFSLRTLKMVNQRLFNLLKHNGTCVDKLYFCTHKPEDNCECRKPKTGMIEQAKKEFDISLKDSYIIGDKLEDIELGKAAGIRTVLVMTGHGKETGKKVTPNFVAKDLIEAANWICSQS